GTTTCCAATGTCGACGTCATGCGAATGTCGCCAACGATCGTCAGGGCCTTGGCGAGGTCATGGTCGGTCTCGAAGTGAATTTCAAGGACGTCACGTTTGAGCTGCTGTTTGATCTGTCGTGGGGTCCCTTCGGCCACGACCGCGCCTTCATCGATCATGACGATCTCGTCGGCAAGCCGATCGGCTTCCTCAAGGTACTGAGTGGTGAGCAGAATGGCGGTCCCCGAGGCCGCCAGGGACTCAATCGCCTCCCACATTTCGTTGCGGCTGCGAGGGTCAAGGCCCGTCGTTGGTTCGTCGAGGAACAGGGCAGGCGGATCGGCGACGAGTGCCGCCACGACATCCACCCGACGTCTCTCGCCGCCACTCAGGGTCGATACGGGACGGTCGGCGAAGTCGGCAAGTCGGAACCGTTCCACGAGGTCGGAAATTCGTGCCTGAAGGTCGGCCTTCGGTATTTTGTAGAGACGCCCGAACAACTTGAGGTTCTCCCTCGCAGTCAGCATCTCGTCGACTGCCGCCGCTTGACCAGCGAGACCAATCACGGTCCGCACGGCTCTGGGGTTGGACGAAACATCAAATCCAGCCACCCGGGCCACGCCACTGTCAATGGGGAGAAGGGTGGTGAGCATCTTGATGGTTGTCGTCTTGCCCGCACCGTTTGGTCCTAGCAAGCCGACCACCCTGCCCGCCCCGACGGTGAAGCTCAGATCACGAACCGCCATCTTGTCGCCAAACGACTTGTGTAACCCGACTGCTTCAATCACGGCTGGCGGGCCGGTCGGGCGTTTTGCCGAATCTGTCTCGTGACCTTGATTGGACATAGTGTCTAAAAGATTAGGCGTAATGTCTAGTAAGTGCAACCGGCTCATCGACGCTCCCTCGCCGGATGCACCACGACACTCGGACATGTGAACCCAGGAGCCAACTAGCCTGGTCACATGGAAATCGAAACTGATCCAATTCGCCCCGACGGCGTCGAAGAAGCAGTCGAACCCATCGAGAAGAAACGGCCCGGTGGCCAGGCGATCATCAGCGAGCCAAGCAAGATCATCCGGATCGCCTCGATGACCAGAGCGATGCTCGAAGAGGTCCGTCACGCTCCCCTCGATCCGGCCGGTCGACGTCGGTTACTCGACATCCACGAGCGTTCGCTTGACGAACTCGCCGACGTGCTTTCCGATGACCTCAAGGAAGAATTCAAAGAGATCTTCCAGCCCCTCAACTCGGACACCCCAACCGAGTCCGAGCTGCGTATCGCCCAGGCGCAGCTGGTTGGCTGGCTCGAGGGGCTCTTTCACGGGATTCAGGCCAGCCTCATGAGCCAGCAAATGGTGGCGCAATCGCAGCTCTACGAGATGCAGCAGAAGGCCATCGAAAGCGGCGAAAAGCCATCACCACAGTATCCCGGTGTGTATTTGTGAGTGACCTGCCTCCCGAATCGGCCCAATTGGAACCGCTGATCGGGACCTGGAAGGGGCAGGGCCACGGCGACTACCCGACGATCGAACCGTTCGACTACCTCGAGGAAGTCTCCTTCTCGACCATCCCGACGAAGCCCTTCCTCGTGTACACCCAGAAGACCCGTCATGCCGAAACGGGGGCCCCGCTTCACACCGAAGCCGGCTACGTACGGTCGGTCGAACCGGGCCGGGTTGAACTCACGATCTCTCAGCCGACCGGCATCGTTGAGGTCCACTCAGGAACGATCGAAGATGGCGTTTTTGCTTTCATGTCTGACCGGGTGGTGACCACCCCGACCGCCGTCGACGTGTCGGCCTGTACCCGTACGATCACCGTTACCGCCGACGTTTTGTCGTACGTGCTCGCCATGGAGGCGGTCGGCGAGCCTCTGACGAAACACCTCACAGCGCGACTCGTGCGCGTCTAACGTCGGTAGTCCTCGTCGCTGACCTTCTCGGGTAGCCATTCGGTTGCTCCGCCGGTCGTCAGTGACAGATGCATCATGTGGCTGGTCTCGGAGGCCCCGTGCCAGTGCTTCTCACCAGGCGGGGTATAGACGACATCGCCGGCTGACACGTTGACCGTTTGCCCGTCTTCTGTTTGCACCCGGCCGGCGCCAGAAGTGATGTACAGGACCTGGCCATCAGGGTGCGAATGCCAATCTGAACGAGCTCCCGGCTGGAACATGACAGCGAGCGCGGTAAGCCTTCGGTCGGCGGCTCTCGATAGCGGACCGTTCGAAACCGATCCCGTGAAGTGCTCGTTGCCTGACGCTTGCCAGTTGATACGTTCTGCCGGTGTGTGTTCCACTGCCCCTCCATGATCCTGGACGCCTCCATCCGAGGCTAGCCAACGTACCGTGCGCTCGCCGACCGCGCAGAAGGCGGGCCGCCAGGTGATGCTGGGAACACCTGCCGACCCGCCTTCGTGGGTTTCTAGAACTTGGTGTAGACCACTCGCTCAAAACCATCGACGTTGAAGACGGCAATGCCACCATTGGTGACGAGATAGAGGCGATCGTCGATGCGGATGGTACGACGGGTTCCGGACATCCAGGGATCGATCGGCATGCCAACCTTATCCTGTTCCGACCACTTGATCGGGCCGTCGGCCTCCGGTCGGAGGATCGATGCCAGGTCAAGCGTCTTGTCGTTGACGACAACCGCCATCACGCCGCCATCGTACGTCTGATCCGAGGTCTTCTCATCCCACAACCACGACTCGAACGGCGCGTATGCCACTCCGTTGGTGAACGTGAAGGCCAGATGATCATATTCGACCGCCGAATAGGCGTTTTCGATCACCACCGTGTCGAGGAGTGTCGGGTTGGCAGGATCAGAGACATCGAACAACGACATCTGGGTTCCCTGCGTTTGCCCATCCTCGGTTCCGGCTTGTCCGACGCCGAGCAATCTGCCTTCACCAACCGGATGTAGATAGGCCGAGTAGCCCGGGATCTTCAACTCGCCGGCAACCGACGGTTGTGTCGGATCTGAAAGGTTGATGACATAGAGAGGATCGGTCTGGCGGAACGTTACGACATAACCGGTATCTCCGATGAAACGGACCGACTGGATCTGTTCGGACTTACCGAGACCATCGACGGAACCGACCTCTTTGAGGTCAGCACCGGTCAGCGCGAATACCGTGACCTGGCTTTGCGAGTCGGCCGTCGACCAACCCCACCAGTTCGGCGTCGTCGTTGACGCAACGCGCAGGTGGCCGTCGAATTCGTCCATCGCAAACTGGTTCAGCAGAAATCCGGGGGCGGTGCCTGAGCCGACGTACTTCGGGGCAGACCCTGACGTATCGAACAAATGGATGTCCGTGCTGAATTCGTCTGCGGCCGTGATCGCATCACTTTCGGCCAGGATTCCCCAATCCTGCCAACGAGCCGTCGCCAGATAGGTCCGGTCCTCGTTGGCGTACATCGTGGCACCCGATGCCACCACGCCGGCCGAGTCCCAATTGGCTACCCCCTGCCCGGCCAGATCGAAGGTGAGGAGCGAAAGGGTGTCGATGCCCGAGAACGTCGTCGGAGCCATGACACTGGCGCAGTCGAGAAGGCGGCCGTCGGTTTCGGTCGACCCGTCCTTGAGAACGTAATACGGGAGCCAATTATCGAGATTGGACGCCTTGATGACTGCAATATTCGCTTCCGTTGCGTCCCGCTCGGCGCGCAATCCACTCCCCTGTGGTTGCTCAAAGGCCAAACCGACCGGCGACGAATTGATCGCGACCCGCAACTCTGAGCCAACCAAGCGGGCTGAAAGATAAGACCCGTCGAATTCCAACGTACGGGTCACCGAAACGTTGGTTGGATCCGAGACATCGACCTCGACGATCTTGGTCGTATTGCCGCCGTAGCCGCCACCACCGTAGCGATAGCCGGTGTCCGACCAGACAACCCCCATCAGGACAAGCGTGTCCTCGTGGAGAAGCATGGACTGCGGATACCAATCGAGTCGGAGACTGTCGGTGATTTCAACGCCATCGGGCGTAACGACCGCTATTTGAAGGCCAGTGTCGGCAATGGTAAAGATCCGATTGCCGTCGGTCTTGACGATGTCAGCTTCGTCAACGCCTGTCACCTGCACATTGGTGTTCGAAAAGTCCGTTGAGCCCGACCCTGAAGCTTGGGCGCCTGAAGCGGGCGCCACGGAATCGCGAGCAGCCGGTTCCTCCATCATGACCGGCCCTCCGAAGTATCCTCCACCAAAGCCATATGGGCCGACGATGTCGGCCGCTTTGGTGATGTAATAGTCGAGAAGAGAGTCGCAGTTCGAGAATTCCTGAAAGTAACCGCCAACGAGTACGGTTCCGTCGCCTTGTGGCTGACGCGCCACCGAACCATCACTTACCGAGCTAGTTGTGCTGCCAGTGCAGGCGGCCACGGCTATCGCCATGACTGCCAACAATGCAAGATTGCGTTTCATCGATCGCTCCTTTGGAAAACCCTGACCATGTGACGCCGAATGTCCCCCGAATGGTTCCAACTTTCTCCTTACATTCTCGATGACCGGCGCCGTCTGATATGGTCTTTCCATGCCTAGTTTTGACGTCGTTTCTGAACTCGATATGCAAGAAGTCACCAACGCGATCGATCAGTCAAATCGGGAGACAACCACCCGATTCGATTTCCGTGGCACCGACACGACTTTCGAACTCAAAGACAACACGATTGTCGTTGAATCGGCTTCGGAGGGCCGCATGGATGCCGCCATCGACGTGCTCCAAACCAAATTCCTCAAACGCGGCTTGTCGATCAAAGCCCTGTCCGGTGGCGACGTGAAGCCGGCCTCAGGCGGACGGGTCCGAGCGGTTTTTGACCTCGTGTCGGGAATCCCCCAGGACGCCGCCAAGGAGCTAAACAAATCGATCAAGGATCAGAAGCTCAAAGTGCAGATCCAGATCCAGGGAGATCAACTGCGGGTGCAGGGCAAAAAGCGCGACGACCTGCAGGAGGTCATTGCCCACCTCAAGAGCCTTGATTTCCGGGTTCCGCTCCAGTTCACGAACTTCCGGGACTAGGCCTCTGCGGTTCCCACATCTCGTCCGTGCCATCGACCCGCGCTACCGGTCGAATCTCCACGCCCTGATCCTCGCCGGTTTGGCGGGGCTCGTCCTGTTCGTGGTGTCGATCGGTGATGGATTCGGGCCGGCATTCAACCTCGCCTGGCGAGCCGGGGTGGCAACGATTGGCGTCTGGGCACTGAGCCGAGAACTCGACCCTGATCACCCCAGTAGTGCCGGCCTCGCCGCCGGTCTTTCGATCCCGGCCTGGCTGCTGTTTGGGATTCCCGATCTGATTGCGGTCTTTGCCGTTGTCATTACCGCCCGGGTCCTTCTCCGGCCCACCGGTCGCGCCCCTCACTTTCTCGATTTCCTCATGCTCTTCGGGCTCGGGGTAGCGGCCGGTCGGACGAGTCCGGGATGGCTGTTGGGGCTCGTGCTGGCGTTCGCAGTTGCCAGAGACCGCGGCCTGGAAGGCGAACCAAGCCACGGAGCGCGACTTACCGCTCTGGCGATCGCGGCGGGAACGACTGCAATGGCGGTGCGCTCTTCGGAGGTAAGCAGTGGTCTCGGCGGCCTGATCCCGGTCATCGACCCACAGGTACCGTCTCTGGCGATGATCACCCTCATCGCCCTCGGGCTTATTGCAGCCGTCTTCACGCCTCCCTACGCACCGATTTCCAAAGGAGATCTGTCGAAGCAACCACTGTCTGCTCGCCGGCTCCAGTCGGCCCGCCGGATCACGTTGGCCGGTGCCATCATCGTCATACTCATAACCCGTCAGGCTGGCATGGTGGCGACCGCTCCCCTATGGCTCGCCTGGATTGGCATCGCCCTGGTAGCCAGGCGGATCGTGCCTTTGCCGCTCGGGCATGACACGAGACGTCGCTAGCGCTCTTCGAGCATTCCGAGAATTTTTTGCACGGTTCGCCAGTTTCTGGCCGTCGCCGGCACTCCAATAAGACGCTCCAACTTCGGCGCCAGAAATGACCCGGTCAAAAACTCCGGTGTGTACAGGTAGACCGCCGCATCGGTGATGTAGAACCGCTCGACCGGCGATTTGACCGCCTCCATCTCCGCTTTGGCAGTCCAGCGTGGTGTGCCATCGAGGAAGTAGACATGCATTGCCTTAGGTTCGTCGGTTGGGAACGGATTCCCGTCAGCCACGGCCCGAAAGGCTTCGTCGGAGAGAACCATCACTTTGGGTCGGAAACCGGCGAAATGCTCAACGGCCACCGCGATCGAATCTGCCCATTCACCCGTATCGGCGTCGAATACCACATTGCCCGATTGGATGTAGGTGGTGACGTTGTCGAATCCGAGGCCGGCCAGTAACTGCTTGAGATCGGCCATGGGTAGCTTGCCGGTCCCGCCAACATTGATCCCCCGCAATAAGCCAACGTACGTCGCCATAATCCGCATCGTAACAACCAGCGCCCTAACGGCTGAAGCAAAATCGACGGCCCGGTTGAGCAGACATCGTGGCCACACATCGGTCCGTCAGCCGCGAACTGAGATTGGTATGCTTGTGCCCAGGACCAGTTAGAGGAGGACACCATGGCTTATACAGCAGCTTGCGCCGACACCGGCGCAGATTGCCCGGGAAACTTCACGGTTGAAACGAAAGGCGAACTCGTCGAGCACCTCAATATTCACCTGGCTGAATCTCACCCGGGCGTTGAGATGACGTTGGATGAAGTAGAGCAAATCATCAAAGTCGTCTAGAACAGCAGACCAGACAACCCGGCGCTCATGGCTGACACCATGGGCGCTGTCGCGTCGCGACAATTACCCGACCGAGACAGTGGCTATGGGCCAAGCGACCGGTAGGTTGCGGCCAGTCGCTGATACGTAATGACGCCTTCGGCCTGACGAAGAATCTCGTCTTCGGTCAGTTCCCTGATGGGCTTGGCAGGGATTCCCATCGCCAGGGTCCACGCCGGGATCACTTTTCCTTCGGGCAAAACAGACCCGGCCGCCAACCAGGCTCCTTCACCCAACACGGACCGGTTGAGGGCTCTGGCACCAATCCCGACAAGGCAAAAGTCACCGACCGTCGCGCCATGAATGACTGCCGCATGCCCGACCGTCACATCGTCACCAACCATGCAGGGAATCTCTTCGTCGCAATGAAGTACCGAATTGTCCTGAATGTTCGTCCGCTCACCGATACGAATGGAGTCGAACTCGGCCCGGATGACGACTCCAAACATGATGACCGCGTCTACACCGATGGTGACATCGCCGTAAATGTGCGTACCGGCTGCGATGAAGGCGGACGGCTCGATACTTGGTTGAGGGAGGTCTAGCGGTTCCACCTGTTCAACAGTAGTGCACGCCGGCGTTAGGAAATGCAGCAGGCCGCAAATCCGACCACCGCCGCCAACGGCGTTCGCAACTCGTGAGAGATGGCCGCCACGAACTCGTCCTTGGACCGCACCAAGCTCTCAAGGCGTTCGTTGGCGAGATGCTCCAGGGTGATGTCCTCTGCGTGAATGACCGCCTGCACGAGGCCACCACCTGACCGGGGAATGGATGAGCGGCAGGCCGCCACGGTCCATGGCAATCCAGTGCAGGGGAATTTCGACAGCCTCCGACACCAGCACCCAGAAGCCGATCAGAAGCGCTTCACGTGAGGGAAGAATGATTCCGGCCAGCGCCGCCACCAAGAAGAGTCCGACGCCCAATCCCGCCACCGGACCCATCAACCACCACATCCCGAGAAACGCGACCGCATCCAGCTTGAAGGCCAAGAACAAATGACGCACCGGATCTCGCCTGTTCCGCATGGGCACCGAGCCGGCAATAAGAAGCAGACCCAACGTGGCTATGGAACGTCCGGTTGGAGCTACTAGCGCCGAGCCTATCGCTATCGCCGCCAGGAGGGCATAGCCAACCATTCGGGACCTGGCGACCTGAGCAGCCAAACGGTCGTCATTCAAGAAGGGAAGATGGATCGAGGCCATCACTTCCCATCGGCCGCCCGGAACCGATCACTGAGGAATTGGTCGGATCTCCGACAATTCCTTGGATGCGCATCGACGCGCTCAAGACATCGAATCCCTAGCACCGAGCTAGCGAAGATCAACCACCGAAACACCTCGGACGAGGCTAGTCGCGCCCATCAGAAGAATGCGCATCCAATCCAAAAGCAAGGTGGGGCCTCGGAACACTCCGAGCCCCCACCTCTCCACTTTGACGGTTTACCAACTATGGAAAGCTGATTGAGGTTCCCTGTTTGCCAGGTACGTCATTCGAGGTAATCCACAGCATGTCGCCCGAGCCGGTGGCAGACATGAAGTTGGCACCGCCCGGGGCAAGACCGAACTCTGCGACATCAGGGACCACCAGGTTATCGAGGTCGACGGAGCCTACTGCCACGTCGAACTCGCTCCCGGTAAGGTCGTACCAGAACGCCGTATAGTCAAAGTCGCTATCCCCGTCGGGCAGAATCAAGCTACGCGTAGCCGTGAGAACCGCCGAGTGATCGTTGTTATCCGCGATCACGTACCAGTCGAGCGGAAACGCTCCAGTTCCCAGGTCGAACACTGCGGTGACCAGCGTCCCCGTTGGATCGGCGCCCTGAAGGATGCCGAGATCGGCCGCGACGATAACGGACTCCGGAATCCCATCCCCATCAGCATCTACGTAAATATCAACCTCGGTCGTGGACATCGAATCCCAAGGAGCGTCGCCAACCACGCCAAACTGTACGACGTCTTCACCGAAGAAGTTTTCGCGCACGCCGATGGCATCGAACGAGTACTCCGTACCCCTCGTAACGAGACCTTCACCGCCAACATGGGTGAAGCCGTCCACGAAACCAACCGACTGACCATTGTTCTGAACCTTGATCTTCTTCCCGACTGTCTTGATCGCGATATCCGATGCTGGGTCCACTGCAGCGGTATAGGCCACGTTGAGCGCATCAGAACCGTCGTTCAGGACCACCCAGCCATCGACCTCAGTCTGCGAATAGAAGCCGTCATCCTCCGTCATGAGACTGGGCTTCACCGAGACTTTGATGTTGAACTTTTTCGTCTGTCCGGCACCAACACTCAGCCGGCTCACTGAGGTCGTTATCGACACCCCTGTGATCGGCGTGTTTGGAACGTGAGAAAGTGCGAACACTTTCCGTGCGTTGCTCATGTTGGTGACCTCGACAGTCATCTGCCTGGTAGTCGGTTCCGCCACATTGATGCGCCCAAAGGACACGCCACCTGGCGATGCATAGCTCTCAAGAGCGCTCGCCCGATCAGCCCTGACCACGCCCGTGCCCTGCAGTGTCATCGGGTAATAGCCATTTGCAGGAACGGTCGAGTTCTGCAGGATCGCCTTGATGCCGGCGACTGCGAGGTCGGGATGCTGCTGACGCAACAATGCCGCCAGGCCTGCCACATGCGGCGAAGCCATCGACGTGCCGCTCTTCACAGAACCGCCGTCACCACTTCCGACCTCTGTCGAGACAATGCCAAACCCAGGCGCGGCCAGATCCGGCTTGAAAATGCCGGTCCGACCGGGACCACGTGAGCTGAAGTCCGCCAATTGATCGGCTAATTCAGGCTTGGGAAGCTCGGCGTCGGCGTTCAGGGCGGCCGATACGACCGCGCCACCGTCCAATGCGGCCCGAATTGTGGTGCCATCAGCTTGGGTTATGAAGACCGACGGGATCGTGATCGTCCCGTCACTGCCACCCATGGCGATCGGATCACCTGGCGCATTGTTGTGAACGATGACGCCGAGGGCACCGGCGTCTTGCGCGTTTTTCACTTTGACTACGAAGCCACAGTCACCGCGGCTAATCAAGGCGATCTTGCCGGCGATTCCGGCGCTATTCGTTACGGACGAGCATCCATTAGCGGGAAGTGCCTGAGCCACGAGACCGGTCACTGGTGCATCCGCGAGCGAAGGGCCGAAACCGGCGATCCCTGCCTCTAGTGTGCTGTCAACGCCATCGATGCTCACCACAATGCCAAGCACTGAGTACCCGCCGTCAATAGATGCAGCGACCGATATGGCTGCCGGAGAAACAGCCGGAGCGCCGGTGACGTATGCAGCGGCAGAACCTGAGTTCCCTGCTGATGCCACCACGATCACACCTGCGTTCACGGCATTCGTCGACGAGATAGCACTCGGGTCGTCCGGACTTCCGAATGATGAACCGAGGCTCATGTTGATGACATCAAGGTGATCGTCCATCGAGCCGTCACCGTTGGGGTCCATTGCCCACTCGATCGCTTCTGAGGTCACGTTCGTGGAACCCTCGCAACCGAAGACCCGCAATGCGTAGAGAGTCGCTCCGGGAGCGACCCCGGCTCCCACCTTGCCGGGAACTTCAAGTCCCGCTGCAGAACCTGCCACATGACTTCCATGGCCCTGGCAGTCGAGCGGGTCAGGATCGGGCATCGGCGTGGCCGAGGAATCGGCGTTGTAGGTATCCCCAACGAAGTCGTATCCGCCTCCGACTTTGACCGTTGGAAAACTACCGGGTTCAATAATCGTGCTGTCGTCGGCTGCAAAGTCAGCCGCGTTCCCGCTTCCACCGAAGGAAGCGTGGTAGTAGTCGATTCCAGTGTCGATGACACCAATCGTCACGCCATCGCCATCGCCATACGCTTCCCAAACCTCTGGTGCATTAATCCACGGCACGCTGGATGAGTTGTCCACGTAATGCGTCGTCACCTCAGCCACCGATCGAACGCCACTCATCGCGGCCAATGTTGGAATATCGCGAATGGTCGCGTCCACGCGAATACCATTAGCGCCAACTCGGAGCTGGTCTAGAACCCGAATATCCGAACTGAGCTGGGAGATGAACTTGGCCTGTTGTTTGCTCAGCGACGCAGCATGTGCCTTCTGTACCTTCGGCGTAGCGGCGTTCCCTTTCAACGCAACGAGCTCTGCGACCGCAGGGGCATCAAGCTGGACAAAAAGTTGAACCGGAGCGTCGAGGTCGACAGGACCTCCGACTGCGTTCCCGGTTGCTCGCTCCGGCGCGGACCTATCAAGGGACGCCCCCTGGGCTCCTGCCGGCACTACCAACGCCAACATCATTACGATCGCTAACCCGGCGACATGGAATCGTCTCACAACTTCCCCTCCTGAGCGTCGGACGCGCGGACACACGCCCGGATTCGAATATAGCTTACAAGTTTGACTGTTTCCGACGGAAAGCGGTTGTTTCCTCACACTATGGAGGATACATGCAGAGAGCCAGGAAAGTCCCCCGCCACGCCTGGCCCCTGAACTAACGTCGCGTCACGAAATCGAGGAGAACAGATGCAACTCGCGTTACAAACATCCGGGAACTACGAGGCCGTGCTCCTGGCGGCCAACTGGTCTGAAACTACGGGCCTGGCTGCGATTGCGCTCCCCGACCATTACCTCATGTCAGCCGTCGAAGATGCCCGTCCGGTTTACGACGCGCTGATCCAATTCGCCGGGCTCGCCCGAGAAACGGATACGATCGACCTCGTCGTGTTGGTCTCCCCCATCACCTTCCGGCATCCGTCCGTCTATGTGAAGACCGCCGTAACCCTGGCCGACATGTCGGGCGGCCGATTCAAGCTGGGACTGGGGACCGGGTGGATGGACGCCGAGCACGAAGCGTTCGGAATTCCCTACCCCGAACGGGCCGAGCGGTTCCGACACCTGGAAGAAGCCCTCGCGTACTGTCAAGCGGCCTTCGACCCGACCAACCCCGGCTACGAAGGGGAGCTCTACCAGCTGTCGTCGTTCGATATTCAACCAATGACGTCCGTTCCACTGCTTATTGGCGGGTTTGGGCCATACAAGACGCCCCGACTGGCGGGCCGGTATTGCGACGAGTTCAACGTCTACTCAGGGCCGATCGACGAGATGCGCATCAGGATCGAACGAGCCAGAGAAGCTGCTGAAGCATCGGGACGATCAGGAGACGACCTGTTTGTCAGTACTGCCTGCCCGCCCATTGTCGGCCTCACTGATTCGGACTACCGGGCCGCCCTGGAATCGGCCGTGCCAATCATGGGGAAGGACAACGCCGACGACCTGCACGACCTGCTCGAACGCCGGGGGTATCCGCATGGAACGCCCGACCAAGTTGCGGACATCCTCGGACAGATGGAAGGCATCGGCGTCGAACGCTGGTACGTTCAAGCTCGCCTCAAAGAGGTCACTGAAGACTCACTTGAGGACCTGTTTGCCTGCTTGCGCTAAGTGCCGGCGTTCGACTTCGGCTTGATCTCCAGAACCCCTGCCAGTGTGGCGCCGACGAACGCCGAAAGGGGTATCCAGAGTCGGGTTTCGCCTTCGGCGTTCGACAGGCCAAGCGTCACCGTCGCTGCCAAAGCCATCGCAAAGATGGCAACCCCGAAGCCAAGCGCGACCGGATGACGAGTCACCCGCCTGGCGCTGCGATGCTCGAAGCGCTGGAAGATGAGCACGAGCGGAAGTGTGATGATGATCAATATGGCAATCCAAATCGGCCGGGTAACCCACCAATCCGCACTCAGCGGAACTGCCTGGAGGAGGCCTTGTGCGAAGGAGAGGGAGACGAGAACCAGCAGCACCATCGCAGTCATGTGCCACAGGTACACGCTCATCGTGAAGCCGCTGGAGAGGATGACCACCGACCAGGGCGTTTCCCGCTTCAACCACTTCTCAAGCGTCGGCGTCATGCCAGCGAGCCATCCGGCTTGAAATAGCGCCAACGCCAGCAGGGCAACCGTCGGCGGCGAGTTGTTGCTCATTTCCCTGGCACCGTCGACACCAACCATCGCAACCGAGTACGGGCCGAACTGCGTCAGACCAACCAGTAGTAACAGACCAAGGCCGGCGAGCAACCATCCGGTGCGGGGCTTCGGGCGTCGATCCCATCCGTGTCCGAGTTGATGGATGGTCAACCAGACAACCAGAAAGTTGAGGTAGCCGACGTACTGAACATCAAAACCGACCCGAAGCACATCGATGAGAATCGCCATGCCCGCCCCGAACGCCACTGATGCGAATCCCCAGCGCTCCCAGGCGGCATACGTGAACGGGGCTGCCACGACGGCCATCAGGTAGACGGCCAGGAACCACATCGGGATCGTGGCAGCAATCGTGCCTACTCGCAGCAACCCTGGATCGATGAATCTTCCGAGCGCAAAGACCCCGAGGCTCCACACCGCGATGACGGGCAGGGTCGGGGTTATCAGCCGCTGAGCACGAGATGCGAGCCACTCGCGTCGGGGCGTTCCGGCGTTCCGAGCCGCCACGATTGACCGGCCGTTCGAGAAGCCGCCCGCCAGAAAGAACAGCGGCATCACCTGCAGAATCCAGGTGACGTATTGGAGTACCCGACTCTCCGTCAACGCATCTCCGAATTGGGCTTCGCCGAGCGTGTTGATCCATACGAGGGCCATCAACCAGTGGCCGAAGACCACGACGAGCATCGACACCGACCGCACCATATCGATGCTTCGCAACCGATCGTCCGGGGTTTGGCGGGCGATCTCGCGAGGTCGGGTCAGGATGCTCATATGAACTGCCCCGTGCGATGTTTTTGGCTGACCGTCATGGTGAAACCCTTCCGTCACCTACGCTCGTAGGCCTGGTGGGCAGGTTACCGGCCGAGCCACCAGCGACCTAGCGAATCGCCTGGGGGATCCCCCCGGAAACCAACCCAGGGTTCCAGCACCCGATTACGGGTGCTCCAGCCCCCAGATCAACCCAGGGTTCAACCCTGGGTTCCAGCGCCCGATATCGGGTGCTCCAGCCCCCAGAATGGCGGGCTTGGCGGGGGTCAGTGGCGGCCGACGAGGACCCGGAAGTCGCCGAGACCTCTCGAATGAAGCAACGTTTCGGCTTCGTTCTTACGACTCCGGACCACCAAACGTTCCATCGGGTCGCCGTCCCCGGCGAGAGCC
The genomic region above belongs to Acidimicrobiia bacterium and contains:
- a CDS encoding ATP-binding cassette domain-containing protein translates to MSNQGHETDSAKRPTGPPAVIEAVGLHKSFGDKMAVRDLSFTVGAGRVVGLLGPNGAGKTTTIKMLTTLLPIDSGVARVAGFDVSSNPRAVRTVIGLAGQAAAVDEMLTARENLKLFGRLYKIPKADLQARISDLVERFRLADFADRPVSTLSGGERRRVDVVAALVADPPALFLDEPTTGLDPRSRNEMWEAIESLAASGTAILLTTQYLEEADRLADEIVMIDEGAVVAEGTPRQIKQQLKRDVLEIHFETDHDLAKALTIVGDIRMTSTLETREIHIPIDEGAGPALDTLRLLGDSGVTIADFQFRRPTLDDVFLSLTNPNAK
- a CDS encoding DUF2587 domain-containing protein, whose translation is MEIETDPIRPDGVEEAVEPIEKKRPGGQAIISEPSKIIRIASMTRAMLEEVRHAPLDPAGRRRLLDIHERSLDELADVLSDDLKEEFKEIFQPLNSDTPTESELRIAQAQLVGWLEGLFHGIQASLMSQQMVAQSQLYEMQQKAIESGEKPSPQYPGVYL
- a CDS encoding FABP family protein; translated protein: MSDLPPESAQLEPLIGTWKGQGHGDYPTIEPFDYLEEVSFSTIPTKPFLVYTQKTRHAETGAPLHTEAGYVRSVEPGRVELTISQPTGIVEVHSGTIEDGVFAFMSDRVVTTPTAVDVSACTRTITVTADVLSYVLAMEAVGEPLTKHLTARLVRV
- a CDS encoding cupin domain-containing protein: MEHTPAERINWQASGNEHFTGSVSNGPLSRAADRRLTALAVMFQPGARSDWHSHPDGQVLYITSGAGRVQTEDGQTVNVSAGDVVYTPPGEKHWHGASETSHMMHLSLTTGGATEWLPEKVSDEDYRR
- a CDS encoding beta-propeller domain-containing protein, which produces MKRNLALLAVMAIAVAACTGSTTSSVSDGSVARQPQGDGTVLVGGYFQEFSNCDSLLDYYITKAADIVGPYGFGGGYFGGPVMMEEPAARDSVAPASGAQASGSGSTDFSNTNVQVTGVDEADIVKTDGNRIFTIADTGLQIAVVTPDGVEITDSLRLDWYPQSMLLHEDTLVLMGVVWSDTGYRYGGGGYGGNTTKIVEVDVSDPTNVSVTRTLEFDGSYLSARLVGSELRVAINSSPVGLAFEQPQGSGLRAERDATEANIAVIKASNLDNWLPYYVLKDGSTETDGRLLDCASVMAPTTFSGIDTLSLLTFDLAGQGVANWDSAGVVASGATMYANEDRTYLATARWQDWGILAESDAITAADEFSTDIHLFDTSGSAPKYVGSGTAPGFLLNQFAMDEFDGHLRVASTTTPNWWGWSTADSQSQVTVFALTGADLKEVGSVDGLGKSEQIQSVRFIGDTGYVVTFRQTDPLYVINLSDPTQPSVAGELKIPGYSAYLHPVGEGRLLGVGQAGTEDGQTQGTQMSLFDVSDPANPTLLDTVVIENAYSAVEYDHLAFTFTNGVAYAPFESWLWDEKTSDQTYDGGVMAVVVNDKTLDLASILRPEADGPIKWSEQDKVGMPIDPWMSGTRRTIRIDDRLYLVTNGGIAVFNVDGFERVVYTKF
- a CDS encoding YajQ family cyclic di-GMP-binding protein translates to MPSFDVVSELDMQEVTNAIDQSNRETTTRFDFRGTDTTFELKDNTIVVESASEGRMDAAIDVLQTKFLKRGLSIKALSGGDVKPASGGRVRAVFDLVSGIPQDAAKELNKSIKDQKLKVQIQIQGDQLRVQGKKRDDLQEVIAHLKSLDFRVPLQFTNFRD
- a CDS encoding DUF1697 domain-containing protein: MATYVGLLRGINVGGTGKLPMADLKQLLAGLGFDNVTTYIQSGNVVFDADTGEWADSIAVAVEHFAGFRPKVMVLSDEAFRAVADGNPFPTDEPKAMHVYFLDGTPRWTAKAEMEAVKSPVERFYITDAAVYLYTPEFLTGSFLAPKLERLIGVPATARNWRTVQKILGMLEER
- a CDS encoding DUF1059 domain-containing protein gives rise to the protein MAYTAACADTGADCPGNFTVETKGELVEHLNIHLAESHPGVEMTLDEVEQIIKVV